The region AATATACACTTCAATGCCTCAACAACGAGCTATAATCAGGAATTGAATTTAGTGCTGTAGTGGATTCATTTTCAAAATCGATAGAAAAAGCATAATGTCTTAATCCATTCGAGACCATTAAATATGGTGCCTTTAGAGTTAAATTATATCGCCCTGCCTGATCTACTGTTTTTTGGGTAACCTTTACACCTGGGGCTTTGCATTCCACTATCATTGCTGGTTTACCTGACCTGGAATACACCACTATATCGCACCTTCGTTCCATTCTGTTTACTTTTATCGGCATTTCAACAGCTATGAGTGAAGGAGGCACACCCTGATAATTAATTAAAAAATGTAAAATATTTTGCCGCACCCATTCTTCCGGAGTATAAGGTAACCAAAGCTTCCGCACCACATCAAACAATTCTGATGTTTTGGCATTTTGCCTTATCTGAATATCGGCTTTTGGTAATTTCAGTTGCTCATACATCTATAGGCAATCGGTGTTTATTTGGTAAACTTTTTCAACAATAAATAACCTGTAACACCGGCGATAAACGATCCGGTTAGTATTCCAATTTTTGCATTATTCAACAGCGCATCATCGCCAAAAGCTAAATTGCTAATAAATAGCGACATAGTAAAACCGACAGCACCCAACATTGCAGCTCCGAATATCATTTTCATATTTACTTTTGAAGGCAACTTACCTATTTTTAATTTTACCATAAGCCAGGTAAAACCAGAAATACCAATTACTTTACCTGCAATTAATGATATGGCTATCGAAAGTGATACTCCGGAAAAAACGCTAACATTACCGGTGGTAAGCACCACACCAGCATTAGCTAGTGCGAACACTGGCATTACCACATATGTAACAAACGGATGTAGCAGATGCTCAAGCGATTGCAACGGGCTCTGAACTTTTGATATTGATTGTTGTAAATTATCTATACTTTCAAGCTGTATATTACTTAACGTCATCCTGTCTTTACATGACTCCTTACAAAATATATTACTTTGCTCACGTATTTGTCCCACAAAATCTTCGAGTCGAAGCTTGCGGTTTGCCGGAATGGTAAAGGCAACAATAACACCTGCCAGGGTTGGGTGTATTCCTGATTTTAAAAAGAGGAACCAAATAATGTGTCCTATAATAACATACCATATCAGTGAACGAACATGAAACATATTTGCTATCATCAATAAGGCTATAAAACCCATACTCATAAACAACAGATTCCACATAATATCCTGGCTGTAAAACAACGCTATAACAACAACAGCACCAATATCATCAACAATAGCAAACGCTACGAGAAATACTTTTAGGGCTAACGGAACTCTTTTTCCAATTAAGCTTAATATACCAATTGTAAAAGCAATGTCTGTTGCCATTGGAATGCCCCAACCATCGGCGGCGGCTGTACCACCTTGTAAAAAAATATAGATAAGAGCGGGCACAATCATACCTCCTACAGCAGCCCCAATTGGCAATATTGCTTTGGAGAATGATGATAATTCTCCGGCCATTATTTCACGCTTTATTTCAAGACCTACAAGAAAAAAGAAAAGGGCCATCAGGCCATCATTAATCCAATGATGCAGAGTTTTTTCAAGTAAAAAGTCACCTGCACCAATAGCAATGGGAAACTCAAGAATATGAAAATAAACATCTCTGAATGGGGTATTGGCCCAAACCAATGCAACTGCCGTTGCAATTATAAGAAGAATACCCCCTGAAGATTCAATTTTAAAAAAGCGGTAGAAAGGGCTCATTATATCTTTAACAGCCTCTTTTGTTTTTTCTATAACCATTGTAACCTATTTAATTAAAGAATGCGCACGCACTTTGCTATCAATTTTTTTGCCAATGCGAACTAATTTATAAATCAAATGTAATATTCTTTGCGTCCACACCTGGCAAAGCATTTAATTCTGATTCAAGTTTTAGCATATCTTCCGACGCTCCGGTCAGTTCAAGAATAATCAATCCGTGTGGAGCACAACGGTCATCTGTTGCCTCGTGCATACCTAGTCGGGTTTTAATACTACACCCATACCGGGTTAATAATTCCTGAACCTGAGTAGCTACATTTTGACGCTGTTTAATAAGTACGCCCAACAAGCGAATTTGACTCTCATTCATAGCAATATATTTATATATTTAAAAATGTGTCAAATATACTGTAAAGCAACTTCTTTAAGAAATTTTTCTTCTAATACCCGGGCTATTCGTTTCACCACTGTGCGTCTTATTTCCAGTTCAACGGGTAATGTCGGATCCTGATGAGCGATATTTATTTTTGTACCAATAATGATATTTATTTCATCCGATTCCAGTAACATTTTCACGATTCTGTCGGCAGGCCCGTTGCCTAGTTTAATATTATTGTTGTAATCGTGAAGCATATTATAGGCTTTACTCAGGGTAAGGATACCTTCAGTAATAAGATCAACGCCCTGCATATGGCTTACCGGCGGCAAATCAGGATCATGGAATTCAAACTCATCAACAATTTCACGCCCGAGTTCTCTGGCAATGATTTCCGCAGTAGTGGCGCCGCAAACAATTTTTTTACCTTCAAACTGATGTACACTCATAGCCAATTCTATATCGCGACTCTTTTCAAAAGGGGGACCTGTAGAGATAAGCAACTTACGAGGTTCTCTGAAATAAATGGTGGCGCAACTGGTATCATCTTTTGATTCGTAGTTATCATTCATCACTGCCATATTAAGCACTTTCTGAGCAAGTTTACGTGCCGAAATATATGGTGTTTTTTGTACCGTACGCACAACAAAATCAGTGCTATCTTCTATGCCCCAGCCAAAAGGGTACTTATGCGAGCCAAGGCCCGACTGAATAATCCCATCGGACCAAAATATTATGCGATCTTCTTTGCGCGGCCTGAATTTAACTGCTCTTAGTTCCTTACCCTTATTCTGTTCACTCTCCATCACGATATTTTCCCAACCGGGATCGTGCACCCTGGCCCCCCTCATAATTATGCAATTGGGATTATCGTATTCCAGGATACTGACCTCACCGGAATCTTCAACATCTACAATGGTAAAGGTTGAATAACTGATTTTCCTGACACTACACACAGGCAGGGTGTTCATTATTATTTCAGCAATAGTTTGATAATCCTTATGTTCTCTTGTAAAATTAACTGCCATGGTGGCGGTTAAGGTAGCGAGCATATTGGCTTTAACTCCATGACCCATGCCATCAGACAAAACAGCAATTGTTCGTCGCTCCTCGCGTAAACGTTTAGAAATAAAAACATCGCCGCAAATACGCTCACCCTCATGATTACGTTGCTGGCAATTCACTTCCGTATAAAATGCACTCATAAACTATCGCTTTTTGTCTTTTTGATACGATTCAATAATAGAATTGAGCATGCGTTCGGTCTCCGACGCTCCTTCTCCCAGAAGGAAGCCGATTTTCTGTACCATATTCAGATTGCGATCTATCACTTCTGAAACACGGCTAATAATTTCCTCCCGCTGAACCTCTGGCACATACATATCTCTGAATACTGCACCGGCAATGTGGTGCTTCCTAATTGGAAATACAGACACGTTCAGCAACTTATCGTTCAGGTGAATATCTTTGTTTTCTACACTTTTATTGTTCTCAAGTACATAATTAAAAAAGTTTTTAACCGATGGTGGAACAAGATTCTCAAGCCCTGCGCCGACAAGGCCCGGTACAACATCGCTAATTTCTTTTGCATCATCACCCAACAAATTAATAAAAGCATGATTTGACAGCACAATTTTTTGCTGGTTATCTACGATAATAATACCGGCCTTAAGCTTATTAAACATCTCATTTGTTGTGGTAGAGAGCTCCTGCAACTTTTCTTTCTCTTTCTGAGCTGTAGCTTCCGACTCTTTTAGCGCATTTTTAGTATTTGCGAGTTTTTCGTTGGTCGATTTGAGTTTTTTAATATAATCTTGTTTATTCTCTATGGCATAAGTATGGCACATATCCATGCGCGCCAGACCATTACATACAGCCACGGCAAACTCACGACAAGAGCTGTAGCCACACGCACCACATCCTGCCTGGTTTTCAGTTCCATCTTTACCCAGTTTTTTAAGCACTTCCTGCACCTTATCTTCAGGTGGTGGAGCCATCCGCGTATCGCGGTTCACATATTCACGAGAAAAATTCAGCTTTTCATATTCATTCACATTCTTTTCCCATTCATCTTTGTTCCAGTTTTTCATCCGCTTTTTGGTATAACTTATTACCAATGAACGTCTCAAAAATTTCTGACCACCTTTCGATGTTCCGGGCCCCATAATACAGCTACCATCGCAATGAAACAAATCAAGGTGCTGTTTTAAACTGGTAAATTGTTCGAACTCATTAAGAGCTTCAACCACATTTTCACTACCATTGGTCGATATTAACCGACCGGTAAGCAGATCTTCGTTAATATCTACTGCCTGAAACATCCCCCTGCTTATGGGAAAAAGAGAACCTTTTCCACCTATGGGTGGATCAAAATCGGCATATTCTACATTATTTTCATTTATACCAGCCTGTTTAAACATTTGTCTGATCTCTTCAAATGTAAGCACAGCATCGATCCGGCTGTCACCTTCAAAACGCATAGCTTCATCTTTGGCCGCAATACATGGCCCGATGTAGACAATGCGTACATCCTTCCCGTATTTCTCTCTTACAACTTTTGTAGTTGCAACCATGGGCGATACGAGCGGAGCCATATTTTCGTTCAAATCAGGATGAAATTTTTCTACAAAATTTACGACTGCAGGGCAGTTGGCCGTTATAAAATATTTTCCTTTAAAATTATCGAACATTTTTCGGTATTCTAACCCGATAAGATCCGACCCAAAGGAAACTTCACAAACCCGGGAAAAACCCAGAGCTTTTATCATACCTACAAAACTCCTGTAATTTGTAATATCATTAAACTCGCCCGATATACTTGGGGCGCATGTGGCGATTACCTCTTCGTCTGATTTGAGCAACCCGCGCACTGTCTTTTTTGCATCAAGATACTCGATAGCATCATACGGACAAATGCGCACACAGCTTCCACATGCAATACATCTGTCTGGCAAAATTTTAGCGTGCCCCTCTGTTATTTTAATAGCATCGGCCGGGCAAACCTTTATACAAGCATAACATAGCTTGCATTTATCTTTTATTGTCTTAACTATTTGCATCACAAAACCCTCCGGTTAATATTTTTAATAGTATCCATCAAACTCATCGCTCAATATGTCGATTACATTAAGATAGTCGACATGCTCATAAATACGTTTATCGACTTTAAGGATGGGGGCTTTCTCACAATGGCCGAAACAATGGCCGCCATGAAAAAAGACATAATCATCGAGTTTGTGGTCTTTTATAAATTTTTGAATCACCTGTACGGTTCTTTTGTTGCCTCTGGCAAAACAAGAGCTACCTAAACAAATTGTTATTTCTTTCTTTTCCAACATACTTCTACTTATTGGTATTATAAGTAAATATGCAATATTTTTAGAGTAAAAAAAATGACATTTATCGCATTGCAAGATAAAGGTTTTTAAGGGTTAATCTGATGATTTAGCACAGAAAATACTCCTTTCGCACTGCATTGTAAAACCCTGATGCGAACCCAGCCACCATTCATGCACATACATAATAAAAGAAATAATTCAGAAAATGATCGATTAGAATGATCTAAGGGATTGTTCCGAAATCAGCATAATCCCTAACTGAGTTTATCGCCAGTGAGTTTTCAAAAAAACAGCACTTTTATATAAAAAAGATCAAATCAGGCAATATAATTTCAACTTTGCGGTGAAATTGGTTTCCAATCCATTGCATTGTTTTCGGGGAATAAAAGCTTACATGGGTGAGGTCGTTTTTGTAGTGCCATGTTGTAAAATTGATATCTGGAGTACGGAGCTTTGTCATCAGTGCCAGCACACCCGCTTTTTTGAGTAAGTCAAACATACGCTTTAAATCTCCAGCAGGTTGATGCATGTGTTCCACCACTTCTGTTGCTGTTATAAAATCGTATTTTCGGTCAAGCACTTTCAGGTCAGGCGCAAAATAAGGATCGTAAATTTCCACATAATATCCTTTATCCTTCAAAATTTTGGCCAACACAGGATTTGGGCCGCTACCAAAATCCAGGCCAATGGCATTTTCATTTAGGTGAGACTGCAACGGCTGGATGATGCGACTCAAAAAAGCTACATAACCTTCATCCTCTATGGTGTTCTGATGTTCATCATACCTTAACTTCTCTTCTGTTTGGTCCGGAAGAAAGTCTTCTTCAACAAAAACAAGATCACAGACATTACAATGTTTGTAGCGCTTGTTTTTGTCCTCAGCAGAAAAATGCACATCATGATTTTCACAAAGCGGACATAGCATAGTGTCATTTGTTTTTAATGAACCAACTGCGCACATCTGACTTTATAAACTGCCAGTTAAAACCTTTAATATCTTTTGAGGTTTTGTATAACTTTTGGTCAATAACTTCAATAAGCACAAAAAGCTCGGCCATTGTAATAAACATATCTTTTAAATCGAATGTATAAAACGGCCTTATGGTAATGTAATCAAGCGATCCTCCATGAAAAATATTATCAACTACATTGGCCAAAGCGCCAACAAGGAAAAGTTGTACAAAACCTTTTCCCCAAAAACTAATTGGACGCTTTGTAGTATAAAACCGCCAGTATTCAAACAACAGAAAAGCTAATACAGATACAAAAAGTACATGCGGCAGGGTTTTTACATTTTCCAGTCCCAATAAAACCCACAAATAACTACCGGCCGTATTATGCGACGGATCAAAATAAAAAACCGGATCAATAATCGGGATACTTATGGTTTGCCAATCCAGACCAAAAAGGTAAATCTTAATTGCCTGATCAAGACCCAGCAACATAATAATCCATATCCAGCTTATGCGCCGATCAGCTTTGTAGAGTTTTTCACCAGCAGTCATCAAAGCCCCTACCACACCAAGCACTATTGCAGGTACACTAAAGTACAATACAGCCAGAGATGCATTTTTTACGCCGTAAGCAATTGTAAATACCAACATGGCAGCCATCCAGGCCCCTGCAAAAACGCCGAAATTCCTTAAATATCGCATAACAAGATGTTTTGTTTAAAAAGTGACTGTAAAACTACAAAAAAGCATGAAAAGGGGATTTTCTGGACTGAAAAAATAGATGAACCATATTAATTTTCTGAGTGACCAACAAAAAAAAATGAAACATTTAAAACTTCATAACCGGCATCAAAACAAACCAACATACTGATTATCAAACATGATACAAACAAAACATGATAATACATATATTTTTATAGGCGCACTTTTTAACCTTTTTCAGTTATCTTCGTCTTTAGGACAAACTAAGCAATAAAATTGGAGCATAAACTCACATCAAAGCAATTAATCAGACAGTGCAAAAAAGGAAATGCACTTGCGCAATATCAACTATACGAGCAATATGCAGATGCCATGTACAATATTGCATATAGAATCACAGGCAATCAACCAGATGCAGAAGATGCACTACAAGAGGCATTTGTAAAAGCTTTTCGCAAAATCGGCTCTTTCAAAGGAGATTCCACCCCGGGAGCCTGGCTAAAACGAATAGTTGTAAACCAGTGCCTGAGTGACTTAAGAAAGAAGAAGGTTGTATTTGAACCGATAAATGACGAAAGCATAAATGAACAAAAAGAAGAAAATGAGCCGGCAATAGATGAAAAAGTCCCTATGCAAAAGGTAATGGATGCCGTAGAGGAACTCCCGGATGGGGCAAGGGTTGTATTTACACTCAAAGCCATCGAAGAATATAAGTTCAAAGAAATTGCCACAATGCTAAACCAAACAGAGACTAATTGCAAAGTTCAATATCACAGGTCAAAAAAAATACTGAGCAAAAAACTAGAAGGCATTCTTCAAACATAAAACACTTATAACATGAACATTGAAGAATATATCAATAAAAACAGAGGGCAACTCGACAACAAAGTTGCAGACAAAGCCCGAATATGGGCCGGAATAGCAGATATTCAGGCCAGAAAGAAAACACGACGCATTAAAATAACCCAGTGGGTAGCAGCTTCATTAGTTATTTTGCTTGTAACAGGCATACTGCTCCGGCACGAAATGGTAATGCAACAGCATGTTGATAATTTATCACAAATAAACACAGAACTCGCAAAAAAAGAACAACACTATCAGCAACAAATCAATCAAAAATGGAATCAATTTCAGCAAATACCAGCTCACTCCTCTCCTCTGGAGTCAATGCTGATTGATGAACTAAAAGAATTAGACACCTTATATAAACAAGGTTTAAAAGACATAAAGAAAAATCCGGATAATGACCGTGCAGTGATGATACTGCTTGAGACCTACGAAAAGCGCTTACGTATTCTTGAAAAACTCATTTATGAACGCCACAAACAAATCAGATATGAAAAAAGAAACGAAAACATTGAGCTTTAAAACCCTGCTTATTTGCATACTGTCGCTTACATTATTTACAGGTTTGCCATATCAGAGCCGGGCTGCTGCTGACACAAAAGCTAAGAAAAAGAAAGTTTATAATACAGAGACCCTAAAGGCCGAATTATCGGTGGACTTCAGGCCAAACGTAGAGATAGAACTTTTTGAGCACGATGCAATCATTCGTCCGGCAAAGGGTAACAAAATCGCAATAGAAGTTTCGTACATTGCAGAAGGATTAGATGAAAAAGATGCCCAAATGCTGAAAAAAGCAATGAAAGCAAACCTAATTGAAAAAAAGGGCCAAAACATCAAACTTTCAAACAGATTTTATGAGTACTATTCTCAATTCTCCCTGGGAATGCTATGGGGAAAAATATACATGCACCTGAAAAATGGGGAGAAACTATCTATCGATAAATTCAAATTCACCAAAATTGAAATTTTCCTGCCCCGTGATATGGATCTGACTATAAACTCAAAATACAATTCTCTTAGACAAAAACAATCTGTAAACGGCAATCTAACCATAACAGGTTACGATATGGAATATTCTGTTCCATCGATAACAGGCAATCTAAAAGTAGATGGAAAATACTCCTCATTCTATATCCCGGAAGCTGGTGACGCAAAGCTTAAACTTTATGATTGCAAGTTCAGGTCAGACAAGTTAGGGAAAATAGAAGCCAGTAATAAATATTCAGAACTTCATGTAAATGAAATGGAAGAACTCACCATAACAGCATACGAAGGTGAAATAGAAGCAAACAGCCTAACCGACGCCAATATAAATGCCAAATATTGCGAAATCGATTTAGGAGATTGCAAAAACATTACAGCAGAACTCTATGAAGGACATCTGAATATTGAAAAAGCAAACCATGTAAAAATTAACGGAAAATACTTTGAGTCGCGCATGGAAACGCTCACTACCCTGGAAATGACTGAGGCATATGAAAATGATTTTTCGATAAAGCAAATTGATCAATTAAGCTCAAAAAATGGCAAGTACTGTCTTTTTAATATTGGCACACTAACAAAATCTGTCAGCCTCATAAATTCTTATGAAGACGATTTAAGCATCGACCGGGTAAAAGCATCATTCCGCGCAATTGAAACCAATGGTAAGTACATGGTAATTAAATTGGGTATAGCATCAACGGCAAATTACCTGCTGGAGGGCGAAATACAATACTATAATTTTGAGTTCGAGCAATCAGATTTTTCAAATATTGTACACAAAGAGCATGGAAATAAACTTAAATATAAGTACCAAAGAGGAGCAGACAACAACAGTAAACGCATAAGCATCAGCGGCTATGAAATTGACGTGATCATCAATCACTTGTAAAGCGCCATTTCTAGTATAAAAGTGAGCGAATCCAGAACTCTGGAATCGCTCACAATATTTTTTCGGTTTGACTTATTCCCCTATAATTTTTACAAGAATGCGTTTACGACGCATACCATCAAATTCACCATAGAAAATTGCTTCCCAGGGACCAAAGTCCAGCTTTCCTTCCGTGATGGCCACCACAACTTCCCGGCCCATAACAGTTCGTTTGAGGTGCGCATCGGCATTGTCTTCGGCACCATTATGATCATACTGATCGTAAGGTTTTTCGGGAGCAAGCTTTTCGAGCCAGCGTTCATAATCGGCATGCAGCCCGGGCTCATTATCATTAATAAATACACTGGCGGTAATGTGCATGGCATTAACCAACACAAAACCTTCCTTTACGCCACTTTCACGAACGCATTCCTGGATATCAGGGGTAATGTGTATCATCTCTCTTCTTTTCGAAGTATTGAACCAAAGTTCTTTGCGGTATGATTTCATAGAATTTTCGTTTTTTCGATTTGAAAGTATAAAATTAAAACAAACTATGCGATAAAACAACGGAATTGGGCAAGGTGAAACATGAAATCCTATCAAAAAGACAAGAATTTAGTCACGAGGTGAATTATATTCAATCTCTATTACGTAATTGGTTTGTTGAAATTGTAAATGAACAATTCAACCAGCGACACCAATTTACAAATATCATTCGTTACTAATGAACGATATTGTTTGTTAGTATCAAATATTATCGTACATTTGTGATAAACCAAAATAAAATGCTGTTAGAAAATCAAATTGCAGAAGTCATCGAAACCCAGCAAGCAATCTTCAGGACTAAGGAGGTTGGTCTTGAGCGGGAAATGCTGCTTCATATTCCAAATTTTGAAAATCACGTTCTCATAGTTTCCGGAATCAGGCGTTGCGGCAAAAGCACCTTACTAAGGCAACTTTTTAGCCGAACTTATAAAAATGCTATTTATTTGAACTTTGAGGATGTAAGGCTGTCTGGTTTTGATATTGATGATTTTTCGCGATTAAGCAAAATCATTGATGAAAAGAAAATAAAAACGCTGCTTTTTGATGAAATACAAGTGGTTAAAAACTGGGAGCTTTTTGTTAGACAAAAACTGGAAGAACAGTATAGAATCATCATAACCGGATCAAATGCATCGTTGCTAAGCCGCGAATTAGGCACAAAATTAACCGGCAGGCATATTAGCATTGAGTTATTTCCATTTTCTTTTAATGAATTCAATGCGTTCCTGAACACCGACAATTACAAAAAAACAATTGATGAATATCTTACCAAAGGCGGTTTTCCCGAAGTAATTAAACGGAAAGAAAATCAACTTTTAAATCAACTGCTAACAGACATTTTACAGCGAGACGTGGCCGTTCGATACAACATCAGGGACATAACAAGGCTACGTCAACTTGCTGTTTATTTAATTTCCAATATTGGCAAACCATTCTCAGGCAAAAAGCTAACAGAATCATTTGAGCTAAAATCAAATAGCACTACATTGGAGTACATATCCCACATGGAGCAGGCATATCTTATACAGCTTGTTCCCAAGTTTAGTTATTCATTAAAAACTCAGGCTCGAAATCCCAAGAAAGTGTACACCATCGACATTGGTCTTTTTTCCCAGAATAGCATAGTCTTTTCCGATGAAAACGGACGCCGCCTGGAAAATCTTGTTTATTTGCATATCAGGCGCAAATATGAGCAGATTTATTATTTCAAAGAGAAAGGAGAATGCGACTTTGTGGCCATCAAAAACGGAAAAGCAGAAGAATTGGTACAAGTTTGTTGGGAAGTAAATGACATTAATCAAAAACGCGAAATAAACGGACTGCTTGAAGCTATGGAATATTTCCAAAAAGACCATGGTACAATAATTACATACAATCAATCAGAAAAAATTACGATAAAAAACAAAACCATTAAATTTATACCGGTTCATAAGTATCTTAGCGAATAACAATTTAAAAATATAGTGCGATTTATAATCTCCATACTATTCCTTTCCGTGGTGATGTTCCAATGCAAAACATCGGAGCAACCTGTTGTTGACCGGCAGGAAACGGCGGCTATTGACACTATTCAAAAAGACAGCATAAAAGTTGAAACCGAAATTACCAAAGATACTTTAACTAAAGATACCACACCACCAAAGCTCACGCCCAAACAATTGCAGTTGTGCGCGTTTGATGAAAAAATGGCATTTTTCAGATCATTGAAAAACGAGCAGAAAATCAACCTGAAATATCCGGGAAAATTATTGCGGAAAGGCGATTCAGGTATTGCTGTCATTCCCATAAAAAGAAAATTACAGTTACTGGGTTTGTTGAAAGAGGACAGCCTTACCATTCATTTTGACAGCTCCATGAATACTGCAATAAAAAAATTCCAAAAAATGCACAACATCAGGGCCGATGGCATTCCGGGCAGAAATACGTTTCGGTTCCTGAGTTGGCCGGTAAATAAATACACGCAGAGTCTGGAAAAAAATCGCAATCGTATTGCTCAACAGCCCGATTCGCTGCCGGCAACCCGCATCGAAATTAACATTCCGGAATACACGTTGCGTTTCTACGAAATTGATACAGTTGTTCAACAATTCGAAGTCGTTGTGGGGAAATACAAAAATCAGACACCAACATTGAATTCCAAAATAGCTTACCTGGTATTTAATCCGTGCTGGACAGTCCCCCACTCTATTGCTGTAAAAAGCATCTTACCACGATTGAAAAGAGACACTACATTTTTAGATAACCGCAACATGTTTATCACTGAAAACGGAGAGCGAAAAAATCATCATAAAATAGATTTTTCACAATTCAACAAAAGCAACTTCCCGTACAAAATCTTCCAAAATGCAAGTCCGGGCAATGCATTAGGACAGGTGAAATTTATGTTTGAGAATTCGCATTTAGTGTATTTGCACGATACGCCATCCAAATATCTTTTTAATAAAGATTTTCGCACATTCAGCAGCGGCTGCATTCGGGTTAACCATGCCATGGAACTGGCAAAACTGATACTGAATGCAGATCAAAACAAAGCCATTATAAAAAACAAGCTGGCAAAGGGTTATCCT is a window of Salinivirga cyanobacteriivorans DNA encoding:
- a CDS encoding L,D-transpeptidase family protein, which translates into the protein MRFIISILFLSVVMFQCKTSEQPVVDRQETAAIDTIQKDSIKVETEITKDTLTKDTTPPKLTPKQLQLCAFDEKMAFFRSLKNEQKINLKYPGKLLRKGDSGIAVIPIKRKLQLLGLLKEDSLTIHFDSSMNTAIKKFQKMHNIRADGIPGRNTFRFLSWPVNKYTQSLEKNRNRIAQQPDSLPATRIEINIPEYTLRFYEIDTVVQQFEVVVGKYKNQTPTLNSKIAYLVFNPCWTVPHSIAVKSILPRLKRDTTFLDNRNMFITENGERKNHHKIDFSQFNKSNFPYKIFQNASPGNALGQVKFMFENSHLVYLHDTPSKYLFNKDFRTFSSGCIRVNHAMELAKLILNADQNKAIIKNKLAKGYPVKVHLNEPIPIIIQYQTARYNEQLDMVQFFYDCYGLD
- a CDS encoding ATP-binding protein encodes the protein MLLENQIAEVIETQQAIFRTKEVGLEREMLLHIPNFENHVLIVSGIRRCGKSTLLRQLFSRTYKNAIYLNFEDVRLSGFDIDDFSRLSKIIDEKKIKTLLFDEIQVVKNWELFVRQKLEEQYRIIITGSNASLLSRELGTKLTGRHISIELFPFSFNEFNAFLNTDNYKKTIDEYLTKGGFPEVIKRKENQLLNQLLTDILQRDVAVRYNIRDITRLRQLAVYLISNIGKPFSGKKLTESFELKSNSTTLEYISHMEQAYLIQLVPKFSYSLKTQARNPKKVYTIDIGLFSQNSIVFSDENGRRLENLVYLHIRRKYEQIYYFKEKGECDFVAIKNGKAEELVQVCWEVNDINQKREINGLLEAMEYFQKDHGTIITYNQSEKITIKNKTIKFIPVHKYLSE